In Trifolium pratense cultivar HEN17-A07 linkage group LG7, ARS_RC_1.1, whole genome shotgun sequence, a genomic segment contains:
- the LOC123895932 gene encoding agamous-like MADS-box protein AGL62, with protein MAFEGNNAAKKENPRKRRIDEIKKADFSKRKLGLFNKVTELSILCKAKTALIVRSSNNELDACGYPDCDAVVQQFLTGKVITEDYDKKKKEEVVEIQRLEYETIVDKLMELKEEEKNLEAINDEAEKSGYGIPDWWNGSIDDMSLESLQEFKNSLETLKLNLRLNLDAKKLM; from the coding sequence ATGGCTTTTGAGGGGAACAACGCTGCAAAAAAAGAAAACCCACGGAAGAGAAGGATTGATGAAATCAAGAAAGCCGACTTTTCAAAACGCAAACTCGGGCTCTTCAACAAAGTAACAGAGCTCTCTATCTTATGCAAAGCAAAAACTGCACTCATCGTCAGATCGTCCAACAACGAGCTGGATGCATGTGGCTATCCCGATTGTGACGCTGTTGTTCAACAGTTTCTAACTGGAAAGGTCATCACGGAGGACTAtgacaaaaagaagaaagaggAGGTTGTGGAAATCCAAAGGCTTGAATATGAGACAATCGTAGATAAACTTATGGAACTCAAGGAAGAGGAGAAAAATTTGGAAGCTATCAATGATGAGGCAGAGAAGAGTGGTTATGGTATTCCTGATTGGTGGAATGGTTCTATTGATGATATGAGTTTAGAATCTCTTCAGGAATTTAAAAATTCTTTGGAAACATTGAAGCTTAATTTGAGACTTAATTTAGATGCAAAGAAGTTAATGTAG
- the LOC123895531 gene encoding protein WHAT'S THIS FACTOR 1 homolog, chloroplastic-like isoform X1, which produces MLRRQVPFIISKPPHITIMSTIRQKSSGGRRPKKKIYNRVPELDRVMELRKKPSMILELKTLIQSQPKNNPLFLRDLEKNVGFVRKWDFMGLIEKHPTIFRVTGAPPFVNLTDKAQRVARDEAQAQILMEPILVNNLRKMLMLCVDCRIPLETVEFVGPELGLPCDFKESLIEKYPQFFSIRRFNGRDCVYLEDWDSTLAVTAREARLAQEGIVNMTPNNDKRKVKISKDGNYAGPFAFKVNFPAGFRPNVNFLEQFERWQKLEFPSPYLNARRFDAADPKTRKRTVAVLHELLSLTLERRMTSAHLDAFHAEFFLPSQLLLCLIKHHGIFYLTNKGVRSTVFLKDAYVGSNLVDKCPLLQFNDKFVALCGRGNVDLCDSKSSLQAVV; this is translated from the exons ATGCTTCGCCGTCAAGTTCCGTTCATCATCTCAAAACCGCCGCACATCACAATCATGTCAACCATCCGCCAAAAATCAAGCGGCGGAAGAAGAccgaagaaaaaaatatacaacaGAGTCCCTGAACTTGACAGAGTAATGGAGCTTCGCAAGAAACCATCAATGATTCTCGAACTCAAAACCCTAATCCAATCCCAACCCAAAAACAATCCTCTCTTCCTCCGTGATCTCGAGAAGAACGTTGGCTTTGTTCGTAAATGGGACTTCATGGGCCTCATTGAGAAACACCCCACCATTTTCCGCGTAACCGGAGCTCCACCTTTTGTTAACCTAACTGATAAGGCCCAACGAGTGGCCCGTGATGAAGCCCAGGCCCAAATTTTGATGGAGCCTATTTTGGTTAATAATCTTAGGAAGATGCTTATGCTTTGTGTTGACTGTAGGATTCCACTTGAAACGGTTGAGTTTGTTGGGCCTGAATTAGGTTTGCCTTGTGATTTTAAGGAAAGCTTGATTGAGAAGtaccctcaattcttttctattAGGCGTTTCAATGGAAGGGATTGTGTTTATTTGGAGGATTGGGATTCTACTTTGGCTGTTACTGCTAGAGAAGCTAG GTTGGCACAAGAAGGAATTGTGAACATGACGCCAAACAACGATAAGAGAAAGGTgaagatttcaaaagatggcAACTATGCCGGTCCATTTGCATTCAAAGTGAACTTTCCTGCTGGTTTTAGGCCAAATGTTAATTTCCTTGAGCAGTTCGAGAGGTGGCAGAAATTGGAGTTTCCTTCTCCTTATTTGAATGCAAGGAGGTTTGATGCTGCAGATCCCAAAACTCGAAAACGGACTGTGGCTGTGCTTCACGAGCTCCTCAGCTTGACACTGGAGAGGAGGATGACATCTGCACACCTGGACGCATTTCATGCAGAGTTTTTTTTGCCGTCGCAATTGCTTCTTTGCTTAATAAAGCATCATGGGATATTTTACCTCACTAATAAAGGTGTAAGGAGTACGGTTTTCCTCAAGGACGCGTATGTTGGTTCCAACTTGGTAGATAAGTGTCCTTTATTGCAATTTAATGATAAATTTGTTGCACTCTGTGGTAGAGGAAATGTTGATTTGTGTGACAGCAAGAGTTCGTTACAAGCTGTTGTTTAG
- the LOC123895531 gene encoding uncharacterized protein LOC123895531 isoform X2: protein MFPLSTRIIDQICVTVATISHIRASANGWFFTGYTECIKQTYLAVKHLFECKDGHGTEDPNIRRRQEISEAAAAHESEEKVSAIPFTGGFFVVISVGAARTRRGFVASNPPVYNCLSWPHLIRSLLSEVGSEAFLFLFV, encoded by the exons ATGTTTCCTTTGAGCACGCGTATTATT GACCAAATTTGTGTCACTGTTGCAACAATCTCACATATCAGAGCATCAGCCAATGGATGGTTCTTTACTGGCTACACTGAGTGCATCAAACAAACTTATCTTGCAGTCAAGCATCTGTTTGAATGTAAAGATGGTCATGGCACTGAGGATCCAAATATCAG ACGGCGACAGGAAATATCAGAGGCTGCTGCTGCTCACGAATCTGAGGAAAAG GTGTCTGCTATACCCTTTACTGgtggtttttttgttgttataagTGTAGGTGCTGCCAGAACCAGGCGTGGGTTTGTTGCGAGCAATCCTCCGGTATACAATTGTCTTTCTTGGCCGCATCTCATAAGGTCCTTGCTCAGTGAAGTCGGGTCAGAAGCGTTTCTGTTTCTGTTTGTCTGA
- the LOC123897896 gene encoding probable BOI-related E3 ubiquitin-protein ligase 3: MTVETHRLNLFPSQLLPNNRDMNIHPTDTSFMNMYNYSSLLPLSGTTTTVSENLIPSQPPPYNPFISDNLLQKISAMKSDSILTCNNNNNNVVSFPRKRSRDSINNYPFVSYKNSGNFSFLGEDFSQNINNQNTYIDSIISQHTEKVRVELEEKRKRQTRLIMEAMMKRLKAKEEEIKKIEIMNMMLEERAKSLCMENQIWREIAQSKEATANALRNNLEQVLEQMTNGGGEDAPVVPEEDAESCCGSNDENFRWRTVADCAQDKDEGRVMMMNGGCSEKKRLCRNCGKGESCVLILPCRHLCLCTMCGATVYTCPICKSFKNASYQVNLS; this comes from the exons atgactGTGGAGACTCACCGTCTCAACCTTTTTCCTTCTCAACTCCTACCCAACAACAG AGACATGAACATTCATCCCACCGACACAAGCTTCATGAACATGTACAATTACTCCTCACTACTTCCACTTTCCGGCACCACCACCACCGTGTCGGAGAATCTCATCCCTTCGCAACCACCGCCGTACAATCCTTTCATAAGTGATAACCTTCTTCAAAAAATCTCCGCCATGAAATCCGACAGCATCCTCACttgcaacaacaataacaacaacgtTGTCTCGTTCCCACGAAAACGTTCTAGAGACTCAATCAATAACTACCCTTTCGTTTCTTATAAGAATAGCGGAAATTTCTCCTTCCTCGGTGAAGATTTTTCTCAAAACATCAACAACCAAAACACCTACATCGACAGCATCATTTCTCAACAT ACGGAGAAAGTGAGAGTTGAATTGGAAGAAAAGAGAAAACGACAAACTCGGTTGataatggaagcaatgatgaaaaGATTAAAAgctaaagaagaagaaataaaaaagattgaaataaTGAACATGATGCTTGAAGAGAGAGCAAAATCACTATGCATGGAGAATCAAATATGGAGAGAAATAGCACAAAGCAAAGAAGCAACAGCCAATGCACTCCGGAACAATCTTGAACAAGTCCTTGAACAGATGACAAACGGTGGCGGCGAAGATGCCCCCGTCGTGCCGGAAGAGGATGCTGAGTCATGCTGCGGAAGTAATGATGAAAATTTCAGGTGGCGCACTGTAGCAGATTGTGCGCAGGATAAGGATGAAGGTagagtgatgatgatgaatggTGGTTGCAGTGAAAAGAAGAGATTGTGCAGGAATTGTGGTAAAGGAGAATCGTGCGTACTGATTTTACCTTGCAGACATCTCTGTCTATGTACTATGTGTGGGGCTACGGTTTATACTTGTCCTATCTGTAAATCCTTCAAAAACGCTAGTTATCAGGTTAACTTAAGTTAA